Proteins from one Bacillus alveayuensis genomic window:
- a CDS encoding 23S rRNA pseudouridine1911/1915/1917 synthase (product_source=KO:K06180; cath_funfam=3.10.290.10,3.30.2350.10; cog=COG0564; ko=KO:K06180; pfam=PF00849; superfamily=55120; tigrfam=TIGR00005), translating to MKSFQLNWVIDKEHEGMFLREFLRKQQISKAALTDIKFHGGKIIVNGKEENVRYVLKKEDVVVVIFPEEKPSESMKPEKVPFEIVFEDEHCLVVNKPPYVSTIPSREHPTGSLANGLLYHFQQHGEERTVHIVNRLDRDTSGIMLVAKHRFSHSLFSKEQQNGTIKRTYVAIVHGVLKQDHGTIQAPISRKEDSIIERTVREDGQQAITHFRVLKRLQKCTFVELQLETGRTHQIRVHMAHIGHPLCGDALYGGEKTDINRQALHSYQIDFYHPFCKKTLSFTCPIPEDMKNVLNKHA from the coding sequence GTGAAATCGTTTCAGTTAAATTGGGTTATTGACAAAGAACATGAGGGGATGTTCCTTCGTGAATTTTTGCGGAAACAACAAATTTCAAAGGCAGCTTTGACAGATATTAAATTTCATGGTGGGAAAATTATTGTAAATGGAAAAGAGGAAAATGTACGGTATGTGTTAAAAAAAGAAGACGTTGTCGTTGTTATTTTTCCAGAAGAAAAGCCGAGTGAGTCGATGAAACCGGAAAAAGTCCCATTTGAAATCGTCTTTGAAGATGAACATTGTCTCGTTGTGAATAAACCACCATACGTATCGACGATTCCATCCCGCGAGCATCCGACGGGAAGCTTAGCTAACGGATTGCTATATCATTTTCAACAACATGGTGAAGAACGCACCGTTCATATCGTCAATCGATTGGATCGAGATACTTCAGGAATCATGCTTGTGGCAAAGCATCGCTTTAGTCACTCGTTATTTTCGAAAGAGCAGCAAAACGGAACGATTAAAAGGACATATGTTGCGATTGTACATGGGGTTCTTAAACAAGATCACGGAACGATACAGGCGCCAATCTCACGAAAGGAAGATAGTATTATTGAACGGACTGTACGTGAAGATGGTCAGCAGGCGATTACTCACTTTCGTGTGCTAAAACGTTTACAAAAGTGTACATTTGTCGAGCTCCAATTAGAAACAGGAAGAACCCATCAAATACGTGTTCATATGGCTCACATTGGCCATCCATTATGTGGAGATGCCCTTTACGGAGGGGAGAAAACAGACATCAACCGCCAAGCACTGCATAGCTATCAAATTGATTTTTATCATCCATTTTGTAAAAAAACACTTTCGTTTACATGTCCAATCCCAGAGGATATGAAAAATGTATTAAACAAGCATGCCTAA
- a CDS encoding ABC-type multidrug transport system fused ATPase/permease subunit (product_source=COG1132; cath_funfam=3.40.50.300; cog=COG1132; pfam=PF00005; superfamily=52540) codes for MCDHLIRTLPEGYDTLLNEEASNISQDQKQLLTIARAILADPPILILDKETSNVDTRTELLIQQAMNRLMEGRTSFVIAHRLSTIRNADIILVMDQGKVIEHGTHRELLKANGFYADLYYSQFTKTKAV; via the coding sequence ATGTGCGACCATTTAATCCGGACCTTGCCAGAAGGGTACGATACGCTCTTAAATGAGGAAGCTTCGAACATCTCTCAAGATCAAAAGCAGCTTCTAACGATTGCTCGGGCGATTCTTGCTGACCCCCCGATCTTAATTTTGGATAAGGAGACATCAAACGTCGATACTCGAACAGAGCTTTTAATCCAACAGGCCATGAACCGTTTAATGGAAGGCCGGACAAGTTTTGTCATTGCCCACCGGCTCTCTACAATTAGAAACGCCGATATCATTTTAGTCATGGATCAAGGAAAAGTAATTGAACATGGAACCCACCGTGAACTGTTAAAAGCCAATGGTTTCTATGCTGACCTTTATTACAGCCAGTTTACGAAAACAAAAGCGGTATAA
- a CDS encoding hypothetical protein (product_source=Hypo-rule applied; superfamily=46565; transmembrane_helix_parts=Outside_1_35,TMhelix_36_58,Inside_59_66), giving the protein MKVIQSAYNSLSDKKNIQPDVEYYYGSDKINLFDQTGSILIGFFVFFFVFIIGGISFLQERTQGTL; this is encoded by the coding sequence ATGAAAGTGATTCAAAGCGCTTACAACTCCTTGTCAGACAAAAAAAATATTCAGCCTGATGTCGAATATTATTATGGCTCTGACAAAATCAATCTTTTTGATCAGACAGGTTCGATACTTATTGGTTTTTTTGTCTTTTTCTTTGTTTTTATTATAGGCGGCATTTCATTTTTGCAGGAAAGAACGCAAGGAACATTATAA
- a CDS encoding protein phosphatase (product_source=KO:K01090; cath_funfam=3.60.21.10; cog=COG0639; ko=KO:K01090; pfam=PF00149; superfamily=56300), translating into MKYDIIGDIHGCFVEFLQLTKKLGYHWRNKTLEHPDGRKLVFVGDLTDRGPNSLKVIETVYQIVKQHKGIYVPGNHCNKLYRFFRGNPVQIAHGLETTVAEYESLHDEQQRLIRGMFMELYEQAPLYAILDNGQLVVAHAGLKEEYIGRKDKKVKTFVLYGDITGKKNADGTPERRDWAKEYKGKAFIVYGHTPVKKPRFIHNTVNIDTGCVFGNCLTALRYPEKETISVPSTMPYVPEKFRAFHDED; encoded by the coding sequence ATGAAGTACGATATTATTGGAGATATACACGGTTGTTTTGTTGAATTTTTACAGCTAACAAAAAAATTAGGGTACCATTGGAGAAATAAAACACTTGAACATCCTGATGGCCGAAAGCTTGTCTTTGTTGGAGATTTAACCGATCGCGGTCCGAACTCTTTAAAAGTCATTGAAACCGTCTATCAAATCGTAAAACAACATAAAGGAATTTACGTTCCTGGTAATCATTGTAATAAATTATATCGCTTTTTCCGTGGCAATCCGGTTCAAATTGCCCACGGCTTAGAAACAACAGTGGCGGAATATGAAAGCTTGCATGATGAACAACAAAGATTGATTCGCGGCATGTTTATGGAACTTTATGAACAAGCCCCACTCTATGCCATTTTAGATAACGGGCAGCTAGTTGTAGCTCATGCTGGGCTGAAAGAGGAGTATATAGGAAGAAAAGACAAAAAGGTAAAAACTTTTGTACTTTATGGAGATATAACAGGAAAGAAAAACGCTGACGGTACACCAGAACGAAGAGACTGGGCAAAGGAATATAAAGGAAAAGCTTTTATTGTTTATGGGCACACACCTGTTAAAAAACCACGTTTTATCCATAATACTGTCAATATTGATACAGGTTGTGTATTTGGAAATTGTTTAACGGCATTACGATATCCAGAAAAAGAAACGATTTCTGTCCCTTCGACAATGCCATATGTCCCTGAAAAATTTAGAGCTTTTCATGATGAAGATTAA
- a CDS encoding transposase-like protein (product_source=COG3316; cath_funfam=3.30.420.10; cog=COG3316; pfam=PF13610; superfamily=53098), giving the protein MTAELAVGSLPSSKTYMYVDHYPYELSDQFCGDETYICVNGRWHYLFFLFDAVKKIILSYPVSSNRDTTSAIRAIDEVLLKMKEIPENLIFVVDGNPIYLLTQHFLAQHGISFDVKQVIGLTNEDPVSTEYRPLKQIVEGLNRTYKGNYRPTHGLGSEHGSVSFVTLFVAYFNFLRPHAALERKVPVVHPALLGLPTMTARWTKLIELAQQWIVEQRSASLFV; this is encoded by the coding sequence ATGACCGCTGAATTGGCTGTCGGATCGCTTCCTTCCAGCAAAACATATATGTATGTGGATCACTATCCGTATGAGCTTTCAGATCAATTTTGTGGGGACGAAACGTACATCTGCGTAAACGGTCGATGGCATTATCTGTTTTTCTTGTTTGATGCGGTGAAAAAGATTATCCTTTCTTACCCCGTGTCTTCAAACCGTGACACAACGTCCGCTATTCGTGCGATCGATGAAGTATTACTAAAGATGAAAGAAATACCTGAAAATCTTATATTCGTTGTCGACGGGAATCCAATCTACCTTCTCACCCAACATTTCTTAGCTCAACATGGGATTTCGTTTGATGTAAAACAAGTCATTGGTCTCACCAATGAAGATCCTGTTTCAACCGAATATCGACCTCTGAAACAAATTGTCGAAGGGCTCAATCGAACATATAAGGGCAACTATCGCCCGACACACGGATTAGGGTCTGAACACGGTTCCGTATCTTTCGTCACATTGTTTGTCGCTTATTTTAACTTCTTACGTCCTCACGCGGCTCTAGAAAGGAAAGTGCCTGTTGTCCACCCGGCATTACTTGGGCTACCTACCATGACTGCTCGTTGGACAAAGCTGATTGAGTTAGCCCAACAATGGATCGTCGAGCAACGTTCAGCTTCACTTTTTGTATAG
- a CDS encoding hypothetical protein (product_source=COG4944; cath_funfam=1.20.1070.10; cog=COG4944; pfam=PF12679; superfamily=161098; transmembrane_helix_parts=Outside_1_9,TMhelix_10_32,Inside_33_44,TMhelix_45_67,Outside_68_76,TMhelix_77_96,Inside_97_110), producing the protein MSTPIKRWEIVTGYLLGFGLFTIVQSFVIVTYCVYVLDIWMAGDFWQLSVVTFLLAITALTLATLLSAFTNKTKKDLLISIVSPMIMKFAVLYNYLLKCNNQYKTSVALN; encoded by the coding sequence TTGTCGACACCGATTAAAAGATGGGAGATTGTAACAGGTTATTTGCTGGGATTTGGTTTATTTACGATTGTTCAATCGTTCGTTATTGTCACGTACTGCGTATATGTACTTGATATTTGGATGGCGGGAGATTTTTGGCAGCTATCAGTCGTCACTTTTTTGCTGGCGATCACGGCACTGACGCTTGCTACCCTTTTATCAGCCTTTACTAATAAGACGAAAAAAGATTTGCTGATTTCCATCGTCTCGCCGATGATTATGAAATTTGCTGTTTTATATAATTATTTACTAAAATGTAATAATCAATATAAAACTAGCGTTGCATTGAATTAA